A stretch of the Hippocampus zosterae strain Florida chromosome 16, ASM2543408v3, whole genome shotgun sequence genome encodes the following:
- the mogat3b gene encoding 2-acylglycerol O-acyltransferase 3b: MSTPKTRNKDFIEALSVLQWVLTFLFLGVTCIILMVGLMFTPLWLLPTLYFIWLVIDWHTPEKGGRRNPSVRRWKVWEHYRNYFPIKLVKTAELNPNKNYILGCHPHGIMSIGAFGCFNIECCGFSEAFPGMYVSLAILAGLFRIPLLRDYIMAAGLCPVSKPSLGHLLSKSGTGNAVVIVIGGAAESLASHPGVQTVLVKQRKGFVRLALEYGADLVPVYSFGETELFQQVTFAEGSLGRRFQDLFKKIMGFAPCLFIGERWAVLPSRTPITTVVGSPIPIPQRITPTEEEVDYYHKLYMDALSNLFHEHKVSCGLSESHKLCLI, from the exons ATGTCGACGCCCAAAACTCGAAATAAGGACTTTATAGAGGCCTTGAGTGTTCTGCAATGGGTACTGACCTTTCTCTTCTTGG GAGTGACTTGCATCATCTTGATGGTGGGTCTGATGTTTACACCACTGTGGCTGCTTCCCACTCTGTACTTTATATGgcttgtgattgactggcacaCGCCTGAGAAAG GTGGCAGGAGAAATCCATCTGTGAGGAGGTGGAAAGTTTGGGAACACTACAGAAACTATTTTCCTATCAAG CTGGTGAAGACGGCCGAGCTGAATCCAAACAAAAACTACATTCTCGGCTGTCACCCGCACGGCATCATGAGCATCGGAGCCTTTGGCTGCTTCAACATCGAGTGCTGCGGCTTCTCAGAGGCTTTCCCAGGGATGTACGTCTCCCTAGCCATATTGGCCGGACTCTTTAGGATCCCACTCTTGAGGGATTACATCATGGCTGCAG GCCTGTGTCCCGTCAGCAAGCCAAGCCTCGGCCACCTTCTGTCCAAGAGTGGCACAGGAAATGCAGTGGTGATTGTGATAGGGGGCGCTGCAGAGTCTCTGGCCTCCCATCCTGGAGTACAGACAGTTCTTGTGAAGCAGAGAAAAGGCTTTGTCAGACTAGCGCTTGAATAtgg GGCTGACTTGGTGCCCGTTTACTCCTTTGGGGAAACGGAGCTCTTCCAGCAGGTCACATTCGCAGAGGGTTCACTGGGTCGAAGGTTCCAGGACCTGTTCAAAAAGATCATGGGGTTCGCACCCTGTCTCTTCATTGGTGAGCGCTGGGCAGTGCTGCCTTCCAGGACTCCCATCACCACAGTAG TGGGAAGTCCCATCCCCATACCCCAGCGCATCACACCCACCGAGGAGGAGGTCGACTACTATCATAAACTCTACATGGACGCCCTGTCGAATTTATTTCATGAGCACAAGGTCAGCTGTGGACTATCGGAGAGTCACAAGCTTTGTTTGATTTAG